Proteins from a genomic interval of Micromonospora sp. NBC_00389:
- a CDS encoding glycosyltransferase family 2 protein, with translation MRRITPQPLRSRPTVSVVVPCYRYGHFLPACVRSILDQDGVDVDVLIVDDASPDNSATVARRLAEEDPRVRVIVHEVNRGHIATYNEGLAAVHGEYLVLLSADDLLAPRSLANSTALLHANPDVGLVYGFTRSFSDEPPPARTAPRSWSIWPGEEWLSLLCQRASNPIATPEVVMRAKTMQDLVGYDARLPHAADFLLWLRAATRASIGRVNGVDLAYYRVHGENMHMAQYPGALRDLTERKRAFDILFDEDGDHVPDAAQLREAASRGVAREALVVACQAYHRGFPTDEQAEVLGRLAELAEQIFPPSRTTRLRRSYDLQVARASKGKGPLVPRRVTALRNRAVDHLRWRRFRRSGIDGALGWL, from the coding sequence ATGAGACGGATCACGCCGCAGCCGCTGCGGTCCAGACCAACAGTCTCGGTCGTTGTTCCCTGCTACAGGTACGGGCACTTTCTGCCGGCTTGTGTGCGGAGCATCCTCGACCAGGACGGCGTCGACGTCGACGTCCTGATCGTCGACGACGCCTCACCCGACAACAGCGCCACGGTCGCGCGCCGGCTCGCCGAGGAAGACCCCCGGGTGCGGGTCATCGTGCACGAGGTCAACCGGGGCCACATCGCGACGTACAACGAAGGCCTGGCGGCGGTACACGGTGAGTACCTCGTGCTGCTCTCCGCCGACGACCTGCTCGCCCCGCGCAGCCTGGCCAACTCGACCGCACTGTTGCACGCCAATCCGGACGTCGGTCTGGTCTACGGGTTCACCCGGTCGTTCTCCGACGAGCCGCCACCGGCGCGGACCGCCCCGCGTTCCTGGTCGATCTGGCCGGGGGAGGAGTGGCTGAGCCTGCTCTGTCAGCGGGCGAGCAATCCCATCGCCACACCGGAGGTGGTGATGCGAGCCAAGACGATGCAGGATCTCGTCGGATACGACGCCCGGCTGCCACACGCCGCCGACTTCCTGTTGTGGCTGAGGGCCGCCACCCGGGCGTCGATCGGGCGGGTCAATGGCGTGGACCTGGCCTACTACCGAGTCCACGGAGAGAACATGCACATGGCGCAGTATCCGGGCGCGCTGCGCGACCTCACCGAGCGCAAGCGCGCCTTCGACATTCTCTTCGACGAGGACGGCGACCATGTGCCGGACGCGGCGCAGTTGCGGGAGGCGGCGAGCCGCGGCGTGGCCCGAGAGGCCCTGGTCGTGGCCTGCCAGGCGTACCACCGGGGTTTCCCGACCGACGAGCAGGCCGAGGTGCTGGGACGCCTCGCCGAGTTGGCTGAGCAGATCTTCCCGCCGTCGCGCACCACCCGGCTGCGGCGTTCCTACGACCTCCAGGTGGCCCGGGCCAGCAAGGGCAAGGGTCCGCTCGTGCCCCGGCGGGTGACGGCGCTGCGCAACCGCGCCGTCGACCATCTGCGGTGGCGGCGGTTTCGGCGATCCGGCATCGATGGCGCATTGGGGTGGCTATGA